One window from the genome of Maridesulfovibrio zosterae DSM 11974 encodes:
- a CDS encoding MDR/zinc-dependent alcohol dehydrogenase-like family protein, with product MRSIYFKDGNITWIDREMPELEKGEALLRVVVAGICNTDIELFRGYYGFEGVPGHEFVAVVEHCVERPELIGKRVVADINAPVGEYTGDRRHVPDRKVIGIVNHDGAFAQYLKAPADNLYVVPDSVADNDAVFTEPLAAGLEVSQQVHITGDMRIMVLGDGKLGLLTALALKMYNPQVLLVGKHRDKLAIASEQGVKTHCIKEPKDLGLLADEWEKFDLVVEATGSEDGLNYAIDFLRPEGTVVAKTTSHKPTSLNLAKVVVDEITIIGSRCGDIGLALSVLEQGRIDVTGLIEAEYDFADFVDAFDHAMKKGAKKVLVKMQTPV from the coding sequence ATGCGTTCAATATATTTTAAGGATGGCAACATCACATGGATAGACAGGGAAATGCCGGAACTTGAAAAGGGTGAGGCTTTGCTGCGGGTGGTTGTTGCGGGTATCTGCAATACTGATATTGAGCTTTTCCGTGGCTATTACGGGTTTGAAGGCGTACCGGGCCATGAGTTTGTAGCTGTGGTCGAGCATTGTGTGGAGCGGCCTGAACTTATCGGGAAAAGGGTGGTTGCTGATATTAATGCTCCTGTTGGCGAATATACAGGTGACCGCAGACATGTACCGGACCGTAAGGTGATCGGCATTGTAAATCATGATGGTGCGTTTGCACAGTATCTGAAGGCTCCGGCTGACAATTTATATGTTGTTCCCGACAGCGTTGCGGATAATGACGCTGTTTTTACTGAGCCGCTTGCAGCCGGACTGGAGGTCAGTCAGCAGGTTCATATTACCGGTGATATGCGGATTATGGTGCTTGGAGACGGTAAACTTGGATTGCTGACGGCGCTGGCATTGAAAATGTACAATCCGCAGGTGCTGCTTGTCGGTAAGCATAGGGATAAACTGGCTATTGCTTCTGAACAGGGAGTGAAAACACACTGCATCAAAGAACCAAAGGATCTTGGCCTATTAGCAGATGAATGGGAAAAATTTGATTTGGTTGTGGAAGCGACAGGCAGTGAGGACGGGCTGAATTATGCGATTGACTTTTTGCGGCCTGAAGGAACTGTCGTGGCAAAAACAACTTCTCACAAACCCACTTCGCTTAATCTTGCAAAGGTGGTTGTGGATGAAATTACAATTATAGGTTCCCGTTGCGGTGATATCGGACTGGCCCTTTCTGTGCTTGAACAGGGTCGGATCGATGTGACGGGATTGATCGAAGCAGAATATGATTTTGCCGATTTTGTTGATGCTTTTGATCATGCAATGAAGAAAGGCGCAAAGAAAGTGTTGGTGAAGATGCAGACTCCTGTTTAA
- a CDS encoding sulfite exporter TauE/SafE family protein, translating to MFKSRKSLLIMALALLAVAVFFEPAFADRLSDAINTTPKGAGAGEINTELATGFLGINGAPSVNLVLGFVWAIWVGWIFSTVGAFGGIMAGVGHITIYGFGNYASSFKKTSPVMNKLVTDSIRVSNQWLVGTSAAMSSFNYYKMGRLVLPLGLSLAAGSIAGSYLVPWLTAGKISLKSYIGFFGLFVLALGCYLFYETTPKGQAGKKQAKEAAKAFEASIKSEKEGATVDTAALGVKVVNFSLTKCVFTFYGVEFSFNPLIPVVGGFIIASLASFLGVGGGFLLVPFLTSVAGLPMYLVAGTSALAVLVGMTTSVFTYMVVKDTPVFWPLIGVELLGILVGSFIGPRTSKYIPDVWLKRLFVVLALYVGIRYSSKGFLGYSLLPPF from the coding sequence ATGTTTAAATCACGCAAAAGCCTGCTTATCATGGCTCTCGCGTTGTTAGCTGTGGCAGTATTCTTCGAGCCTGCCTTTGCTGACAGACTTTCTGACGCAATCAACACAACCCCTAAAGGTGCCGGCGCAGGCGAAATCAACACTGAACTCGCTACCGGTTTTCTGGGCATCAACGGCGCTCCCAGCGTCAACCTTGTTCTCGGTTTCGTATGGGCGATCTGGGTTGGTTGGATTTTCTCCACAGTCGGCGCATTCGGCGGAATCATGGCCGGTGTTGGTCACATCACCATTTACGGTTTCGGTAACTACGCTTCTTCTTTCAAGAAGACCTCTCCTGTAATGAACAAGCTGGTAACTGACTCCATCCGTGTATCCAACCAGTGGCTTGTTGGTACATCTGCAGCAATGTCTTCTTTCAACTACTACAAGATGGGCCGTCTGGTTCTGCCTCTGGGGCTTTCCCTTGCAGCAGGATCCATTGCAGGTTCCTACCTTGTTCCATGGCTCACCGCTGGTAAGATTTCCCTGAAATCCTACATCGGTTTCTTCGGTCTTTTCGTTCTTGCTCTCGGTTGCTACCTTTTTTACGAAACCACACCTAAAGGTCAGGCTGGTAAAAAACAGGCTAAAGAAGCTGCTAAAGCTTTCGAAGCATCCATCAAGAGTGAAAAAGAAGGCGCAACCGTCGATACAGCTGCACTTGGTGTTAAAGTTGTTAACTTTTCCCTCACCAAATGTGTATTCACCTTCTACGGCGTTGAATTCTCTTTCAACCCTCTGATCCCCGTAGTCGGTGGTTTTATCATCGCATCTCTGGCTTCTTTCCTCGGAGTCGGCGGTGGATTCCTGCTCGTACCTTTCCTGACAAGTGTTGCAGGTCTGCCTATGTACCTCGTAGCAGGAACATCTGCTCTGGCTGTTCTGGTCGGTATGACAACATCTGTTTTCACCTACATGGTTGTTAAAGATACTCCGGTTTTCTGGCCTCTCATCGGCGTAGAACTCCTCGGTATTCTTGTAGGTTCCTTCATTGGACCCCGTACTTCCAAATACATCCCTGATGTATGGCTCAAACGCCTTTTCGTAGTACTGGCTCTTTACGTAGGTATCCGTTACTCTTCCAAAGGATTCCTCGGATACAGCCTGCTGCCTCCGTTCTAA
- a CDS encoding tetratricopeptide repeat protein has protein sequence MNKIERIIWIVCVLVTLSLMVGIIESRAESDPPQDIESELYCGRMGQELISLEKYDEAVSTLEACLRVHPDSDWLYSMLGRAYFKLGDLEQAEEQFRKALNINKNNQVAKRLIYEMRKTQDLLQDRDVSEWINIAKERVADLITLVVGVWLGLLLSSISGKFYSHFVKTSFRKALAKKDFDYATDILEDLIVKREKAQLRTRLKELLAEYNVEDAKEMIIEYVDDREVEDKLVHFLLQIHKKSQNK, from the coding sequence ATGAACAAAATAGAACGGATTATATGGATTGTCTGCGTACTTGTAACTCTGAGCTTGATGGTCGGAATTATTGAGTCCCGGGCAGAATCTGATCCACCGCAGGATATTGAGTCTGAACTCTATTGCGGAAGAATGGGACAGGAACTGATTTCTCTTGAAAAATATGATGAGGCTGTTTCAACTCTTGAAGCATGCTTGCGGGTACACCCTGATTCAGACTGGCTCTATAGTATGCTCGGCCGTGCTTATTTCAAGCTTGGCGATCTTGAGCAGGCTGAAGAGCAATTTCGCAAGGCCCTTAATATCAACAAGAATAATCAGGTAGCTAAGCGTCTTATTTATGAAATGCGCAAGACGCAGGATCTGCTGCAAGATCGTGATGTGTCCGAGTGGATTAATATAGCCAAGGAAAGGGTAGCCGATCTTATCACCCTTGTTGTGGGTGTCTGGCTCGGTCTGCTGCTTTCCAGTATATCTGGAAAATTCTATTCACATTTTGTAAAAACGAGTTTTCGAAAAGCATTGGCAAAAAAAGATTTCGATTATGCAACCGATATTCTCGAAGACCTGATCGTTAAGCGCGAGAAAGCACAGCTGAGAACACGGCTTAAAGAACTTTTAGCTGAATATAATGTGGAAGATGCGAAAGAGATGATTATTGAATACGTGGATGACCGTGAGGTTGAAGATAAGCTGGTGCATTTTCTGTTGCAGATTCATAAGAAGTCACAGAATAAGTAA
- a CDS encoding DUF169 domain-containing protein — translation MTYKEMQELLMKEMRLYHYPIAVKYFYDQAEVDQFKEKADYLVPIKAMTFCQWEIAARMKGQTIYSDVNGLGCGNAKYAFAWKELDEGEIKGHSKYVTDIDQAERFVKSKPRLPEGLIGIAVAPLGSIDGIFEPDTVHFYCDNMQAYHLAVDYAAATDTHPLRPNITMNSSACAGNVFSYLEGEFNMVPACSGSYNAGKTERGEINVMIPGKKFKSVVQRLVDRINLASSAITKPGDGFPGQDVCKNCPLIIFKKEK, via the coding sequence ATGACTTACAAAGAAATGCAAGAACTGCTGATGAAGGAAATGAGACTCTATCATTACCCTATAGCTGTTAAATATTTTTATGATCAAGCTGAAGTAGATCAGTTCAAAGAAAAAGCTGATTACCTCGTTCCCATTAAAGCAATGACTTTCTGCCAGTGGGAAATCGCTGCACGTATGAAAGGTCAGACAATCTACTCTGATGTAAACGGTCTCGGCTGCGGTAATGCTAAATACGCATTCGCATGGAAAGAACTTGATGAAGGTGAAATCAAGGGCCACTCCAAATACGTTACAGATATTGATCAGGCTGAAAGATTTGTTAAAAGCAAACCACGTCTGCCTGAAGGACTCATCGGTATTGCGGTTGCTCCTCTCGGTTCCATTGACGGTATTTTCGAACCGGACACAGTTCACTTCTACTGCGACAACATGCAGGCATACCACCTTGCAGTTGACTATGCAGCAGCAACCGACACTCACCCTCTGCGTCCGAACATCACCATGAACTCCTCTGCTTGTGCAGGTAACGTTTTCTCCTACTTGGAAGGCGAGTTCAACATGGTTCCAGCATGTTCCGGCAGCTACAATGCAGGTAAAACCGAACGCGGCGAAATCAACGTCATGATTCCCGGTAAAAAATTTAAATCTGTTGTTCAGAGACTGGTTGACCGCATCAACCTTGCAAGTTCCGCCATCACCAAACCAGGTGACGGTTTCCCCGGACAGGATGTTTGTAAGAACTGTCCTCTGATCATCTTCAAAAAAGAAAAATAG
- a CDS encoding ATP-binding protein gives MRLFNRLRFRTKINIGLTLIVGFTSLIIALFVIRMASDALIEQSRKRGQVLAGNLALRAEDPLLSVDLLRLESMVNELKKADDEIVYAFIMDDKLRVIANTFGEGFPVNLKYVNSDNGTAINEVTVDTGKERIFDFAAPIFISDKRLGTVRVGLSRVGIQSIVSNLIYAICALTGAVLLLAVVASTHFARSMTIQLGALQKHAEDIVATYLGPGLTKDEKPKSCADRFIGFLRQTKRGDEVQELTETFDAMAMSLECHIEDLQITEMDLTRQKELLKTIINVSPDFVSLLGPQLTYLAVNQPLYNYLGSTEEKIIGKTDKEFFPPEIAKVRMDEARQVLETGRTINKEHRDDYDKDSPARWFHTIRVPVYAESKKIIGVLSTARDITELKSYQAQLIQSQKMESVGKLAGGVAHEINTPLGIILGYAQLLQDDFDADDQVAKDLAIIEKQARVCRKIVADLLGFSRQTESEKMPMCFNNSILEVVQLVSHTLKLEHVDISTELDDRFPIIHGAPEKLKQVWLNLLSNAMEAIEGKGGIHITTKLDTYSMTITAVFADTGHGIEPKNINTIFDPFYSTKPVGKGTGLGLSVSFGIIKDHGGSIEALSPLPKCMLREYGLPENSGPGTMFKVVLPLDEISDEEDSSPYSI, from the coding sequence ATGAGACTGTTCAACCGACTGCGTTTCCGAACGAAAATTAATATCGGACTGACCCTGATCGTTGGTTTTACTTCTCTGATCATTGCTCTTTTTGTTATCCGCATGGCCTCTGACGCTCTGATTGAACAGTCTCGTAAACGTGGACAGGTACTTGCGGGAAATCTCGCTCTGCGTGCGGAAGATCCACTTTTATCCGTTGACCTGCTGCGTCTTGAATCTATGGTAAATGAACTTAAAAAAGCCGATGATGAAATCGTTTATGCTTTTATCATGGATGATAAGTTACGGGTCATCGCCAACACTTTCGGCGAAGGTTTTCCTGTAAATCTGAAATACGTCAACTCGGATAATGGAACTGCCATAAACGAAGTAACTGTAGATACCGGAAAAGAACGTATTTTCGATTTCGCAGCCCCTATTTTCATCAGCGATAAAAGACTTGGGACAGTGCGGGTCGGACTTTCACGAGTTGGTATACAAAGCATTGTCAGCAACCTGATTTATGCAATATGCGCTTTGACCGGAGCAGTACTGCTGCTTGCTGTTGTGGCCTCAACCCACTTTGCACGAAGCATGACCATACAGCTTGGGGCCTTGCAGAAACACGCCGAGGATATAGTAGCCACGTACCTTGGCCCAGGGCTGACTAAAGATGAAAAACCGAAAAGCTGTGCTGACAGATTTATAGGTTTCCTCAGGCAGACAAAACGCGGTGACGAAGTTCAGGAACTGACTGAAACGTTTGATGCCATGGCCATGTCTCTGGAATGCCATATTGAAGACTTGCAAATTACTGAGATGGACTTGACCAGGCAGAAAGAGCTGCTCAAAACTATCATCAATGTTTCACCTGATTTTGTTTCACTGCTCGGGCCGCAGTTAACTTATCTGGCTGTGAATCAGCCACTTTACAATTACCTTGGAAGCACTGAAGAGAAAATCATTGGCAAAACAGATAAAGAGTTTTTCCCACCGGAGATAGCAAAAGTACGCATGGATGAAGCACGTCAAGTGCTTGAAACAGGCCGTACCATTAACAAAGAACACCGTGATGATTACGACAAGGACTCACCGGCACGCTGGTTTCACACTATCCGTGTTCCTGTATATGCTGAAAGTAAAAAAATTATCGGAGTTCTCTCCACAGCACGTGACATTACCGAGCTAAAAAGTTATCAGGCTCAGCTTATCCAGTCCCAGAAAATGGAATCTGTGGGTAAACTTGCCGGAGGCGTAGCGCATGAGATCAATACCCCTCTTGGAATAATCCTCGGCTATGCCCAATTGCTGCAGGACGATTTTGATGCTGATGATCAGGTGGCAAAAGATCTGGCGATTATTGAAAAGCAGGCCAGAGTCTGCCGTAAGATTGTGGCCGATCTGCTGGGATTCTCCCGCCAGACCGAGAGTGAAAAAATGCCTATGTGCTTTAATAACTCTATTCTGGAAGTTGTACAGCTTGTAAGCCACACTCTTAAGCTTGAACATGTGGACATTTCTACAGAACTTGATGACCGTTTCCCTATTATTCACGGTGCACCGGAAAAGCTTAAACAAGTCTGGTTGAATCTGCTTTCAAACGCTATGGAAGCTATTGAGGGAAAAGGCGGAATTCATATCACCACCAAGCTGGACACGTATTCAATGACCATTACCGCTGTTTTTGCCGATACAGGACACGGTATTGAGCCTAAAAACATAAATACCATCTTCGACCCGTTTTATTCGACCAAACCTGTGGGCAAGGGAACTGGACTTGGACTTTCCGTATCTTTTGGAATTATTAAAGATCATGGAGGTTCCATTGAAGCACTCAGTCCGCTGCCCAAATGCATGCTCCGGGAATACGGCCTGCCTGAAAATTCCGGCCCCGGAACCATGTTTAAAGTAGTTTTACCACTAGATGAAATTTCAGATGAAGAAGACTCTTCCCCTTACTCTATTTAA
- a CDS encoding N-acyl homoserine lactonase family protein, with product MSTYKIHPIVMGTKRFDKGMMTYQHGYGTPYIIPIYCWYLEGGDKKILVDTGEMRPIISEDREADLGGRIYTFEDGLSKYGLKPEDIDIVIHTHLHNDHCENDYKCTNAKFYVHRKELEHVHDPHPLDFRYLEDYVEDVEESGQIEILDGDKEIVPGIKMMHTPVHTEGGMTVLVDTEGGLAAITGFCVIMENFYPPLDVTGMEMEVIPPGTSVNTYNSYDIMLKVKDMADILIPLHEPMFAKVDVVEGT from the coding sequence ATGAGTACATATAAAATTCATCCTATTGTGATGGGGACTAAGCGATTTGATAAAGGCATGATGACTTACCAGCATGGATACGGAACTCCGTATATAATACCTATATATTGCTGGTATTTGGAAGGTGGTGATAAAAAGATTCTTGTTGATACCGGAGAAATGAGGCCGATTATTTCAGAGGATCGGGAAGCAGATCTGGGTGGCAGGATTTATACTTTTGAGGATGGTCTGTCCAAATACGGACTTAAACCTGAAGACATCGATATTGTCATTCATACCCATCTGCATAACGATCATTGTGAAAACGATTACAAGTGTACTAATGCTAAATTTTACGTGCATCGCAAGGAACTTGAGCATGTGCATGATCCGCATCCTCTGGATTTTCGCTATCTGGAAGATTACGTGGAGGATGTGGAGGAGAGTGGGCAGATTGAAATTCTGGACGGGGACAAAGAAATCGTACCCGGAATTAAAATGATGCATACGCCTGTCCATACCGAAGGCGGTATGACTGTTCTGGTCGATACTGAAGGCGGGCTGGCAGCGATTACCGGATTTTGCGTGATCATGGAGAATTTCTATCCTCCACTGGATGTTACCGGAATGGAGATGGAGGTTATTCCTCCCGGTACAAGTGTTAATACCTACAATTCATACGATATTATGCTCAAAGTTAAAGATATGGCAGATATTCTCATACCATTGCACGAGCCTATGTTTGCAAAAGTGGATGTTGTGGAAGGGACTTAA
- a CDS encoding PEP/pyruvate-binding domain-containing protein has translation MFSHWTYETFPPGRLLRRRYNSFQTLIGLEEECLTIISRIEDIGFGQVQADWAYLEHLSTELGLKVRSMLEQLQEMNPVRFMDIMDYYNKINFYVRMAVTVPDPEISKPFTFALEDAVDFETKAGAYGANLARLKEDGIPVLDAMIIGADVYNYFIEANNLRIEIDSILQSVTSLEMTDLRATSARLREIFMSGTMPDAIANEVEIAALEASRGSGNLTVSSGVTPEGNSYPLPENRCIITPVPAQNIVEAWKKAALCKFTPESIKARIEMGYADRESPVAVLIQPVKDVHDSGFMETLHQTDAELPPKDRDIGCSAIISNKNKAEFLISRRKQQRVLSKPDSSVLSSHSVKTIASLGRQAEELFGSPQKCGWITDMRNRVMVTSVSPHPPKNIKEVNRIKRTLPFIANLNISPRNNEMFLPEKSRSIYDLVRFANEKGIEEMFSLVSKKGLGLDGSKHLKARQPISLTVLNLADALFTTAAGKLDISPDDIKSAPMWAMWFGLGAERSGWNEDNAIDGYAILSRTYMNITLKSEKDLTEVDAVCDPETEKNHIHFRFKGGSGTPQQRLSRIRFIEMALKPQGFDVKSQGDLIEARFGQAREAEIQKLLATIGHVTAHIATHHPMVEDHQQVAEEASRFIAGLG, from the coding sequence GTGTTCAGTCATTGGACTTACGAAACTTTTCCCCCGGGCAGACTGCTGCGCCGCAGGTACAATTCCTTTCAAACGCTTATAGGGCTGGAAGAGGAATGCCTTACTATTATCTCCCGCATTGAGGATATAGGTTTCGGGCAGGTTCAAGCCGACTGGGCCTATCTTGAACATCTTTCCACCGAGCTTGGATTGAAAGTCCGCTCTATGCTTGAACAGCTACAGGAAATGAATCCTGTACGGTTCATGGATATCATGGACTATTATAACAAGATCAACTTTTACGTACGCATGGCCGTAACAGTTCCTGATCCTGAAATTTCCAAGCCGTTCACTTTCGCCCTTGAAGACGCAGTTGACTTCGAAACCAAGGCCGGAGCATACGGAGCCAATCTGGCCCGCCTGAAAGAAGACGGTATTCCGGTTCTGGATGCAATGATCATCGGGGCCGATGTATATAACTATTTCATTGAAGCCAATAATCTGCGTATTGAAATAGACAGTATTCTTCAATCAGTCACTTCACTGGAGATGACTGACCTCAGAGCTACTTCTGCCCGGCTTAGAGAAATTTTCATGAGTGGAACAATGCCGGATGCAATTGCCAACGAAGTTGAAATCGCAGCTCTGGAAGCTTCACGCGGCAGTGGTAATCTGACTGTTTCTTCAGGGGTTACCCCCGAGGGCAACAGCTACCCCCTGCCCGAGAACAGATGTATAATAACTCCGGTTCCCGCACAGAATATTGTTGAAGCATGGAAAAAAGCAGCCCTTTGCAAGTTCACTCCTGAATCAATTAAAGCACGTATTGAAATGGGCTACGCCGACCGTGAATCACCTGTTGCCGTTCTCATTCAGCCTGTAAAGGATGTTCACGATTCCGGTTTCATGGAGACACTGCATCAGACCGATGCAGAGTTACCCCCGAAAGATCGGGACATCGGCTGTTCAGCAATTATCAGCAACAAAAATAAAGCAGAATTTCTTATCTCACGCAGAAAGCAGCAGCGGGTGCTCAGCAAACCGGATTCGTCTGTGCTTTCTTCACATTCAGTCAAAACTATAGCCTCTCTGGGAAGACAGGCAGAAGAACTTTTCGGATCTCCACAGAAATGCGGCTGGATAACCGATATGCGTAACAGAGTTATGGTCACTTCTGTCAGCCCGCACCCGCCCAAAAACATAAAAGAAGTTAACCGCATAAAGCGGACTCTCCCCTTTATTGCCAACTTAAATATTTCACCGCGCAATAACGAAATGTTTCTGCCCGAAAAGAGTCGTTCCATTTACGACCTTGTACGTTTTGCCAATGAAAAAGGCATTGAGGAAATGTTCTCACTGGTCAGCAAAAAAGGACTGGGACTTGACGGTTCCAAGCACTTAAAGGCACGCCAGCCTATATCTCTGACTGTGCTGAACCTTGCCGATGCACTTTTCACAACTGCAGCAGGAAAGCTAGATATTTCACCTGATGATATTAAATCTGCGCCCATGTGGGCCATGTGGTTCGGACTCGGCGCAGAAAGATCGGGCTGGAACGAAGATAATGCCATTGACGGTTATGCTATCCTGTCCAGAACCTACATGAACATCACCCTGAAATCTGAAAAAGACCTTACCGAAGTTGATGCGGTATGTGACCCTGAAACGGAGAAAAACCATATCCATTTCCGTTTCAAAGGTGGTAGCGGAACCCCGCAGCAGCGACTTTCACGCATCAGATTTATTGAGATGGCTCTCAAACCGCAAGGTTTCGATGTTAAAAGTCAGGGAGATCTCATTGAGGCCAGATTCGGTCAGGCACGTGAAGCGGAAATTCAAAAACTTCTCGCCACCATAGGGCACGTAACAGCTCACATTGCAACGCATCACCCCATGGTTGAAGATCACCAGCAGGTTGCAGAAGAGGCTTCACGTTTTATAGCCGGACTGGGATAA
- a CDS encoding phosphate/phosphite/phosphonate ABC transporter substrate-binding protein, with translation MLRLKYTLPVALLLVGVAVFFFGGTHDEKIVRVDMSVQEELIVPEPEPALTYAYLPQYSHKVSYLRHSRLIDYLAKETGLRIRQVFPDTFEEHRNMVDRGEIDISFSNPMTYIRIANSGAKAFARIIEPSGSPTFRGQIITRKDNRSIRNLKDCIGKSWIAVDPLSAGGYLYPLGLFYENGITTSDFREISFAPGPGGKQEKAVLAVYAGKYDIASIREGTLEIVKDKININKIRIIAETKPYPGWVYAARKGLDPEVIQKISNAMFKMSMDDPKQARILSQAGMRGIIPARDNDYDSVRELSKELGLSTLYNKQGGTE, from the coding sequence ATGCTCAGGTTGAAATATACCCTTCCCGTTGCTCTGCTTCTTGTTGGAGTTGCAGTATTTTTTTTCGGCGGTACGCATGATGAAAAAATAGTGCGTGTCGACATGTCCGTTCAGGAAGAGCTTATTGTCCCCGAACCTGAACCGGCACTTACTTATGCATATCTTCCGCAATATTCCCACAAAGTTTCCTATCTGCGACACAGCAGACTGATCGACTATCTGGCAAAAGAAACCGGTCTTCGCATTCGTCAGGTATTTCCAGACACATTTGAGGAACACCGCAATATGGTTGATCGAGGTGAAATTGATATTTCATTTTCCAATCCCATGACCTACATTCGAATTGCAAATTCAGGGGCAAAAGCTTTTGCACGCATAATAGAACCTTCCGGCAGCCCTACGTTCAGAGGACAGATCATAACCCGCAAAGATAACCGCTCAATACGCAACCTGAAAGACTGCATCGGTAAAAGCTGGATTGCCGTAGATCCCCTCTCTGCCGGCGGCTACCTCTACCCGCTGGGTCTTTTCTACGAAAACGGCATTACAACTTCAGATTTCAGGGAAATATCTTTTGCTCCCGGTCCCGGCGGAAAACAGGAAAAAGCAGTTCTGGCTGTTTATGCCGGAAAATATGATATTGCATCCATCCGTGAAGGAACCCTTGAAATTGTAAAAGATAAAATAAACATAAATAAAATACGGATAATTGCTGAAACCAAACCATACCCGGGATGGGTTTATGCAGCACGCAAAGGTCTGGACCCAGAAGTCATACAAAAAATTTCAAATGCCATGTTTAAAATGTCCATGGACGACCCTAAACAGGCACGGATATTATCTCAGGCAGGGATGCGAGGCATAATTCCAGCCCGTGACAACGACTACGATTCAGTCCGAGAATTAAGTAAAGAACTGGGCCTTTCAACTCTGTATAATAAACAGGGGGGGACAGAGTGA
- a CDS encoding holin family protein, translating to MIGSILDLGSTIIDKIWPDAGEREKAKLKLMELQQSGQLADLESRVKIMMAEMSGNWLQRSWRPVLMLTIISIVANNYLLYPYLALFWDKAPHLELPQQLWSLMELGLGGYVVGRSAEKVAKTWRKESE from the coding sequence ATGATCGGTTCAATTCTGGATCTGGGGTCGACCATTATCGACAAAATCTGGCCTGATGCCGGTGAGCGGGAAAAGGCTAAACTTAAACTGATGGAATTGCAGCAGAGCGGTCAACTGGCTGATCTGGAATCACGGGTTAAAATTATGATGGCAGAGATGTCCGGCAATTGGCTGCAACGGTCATGGCGGCCTGTTCTGATGCTGACCATTATTAGCATCGTAGCCAATAATTACCTTCTATATCCGTACCTTGCTCTGTTCTGGGATAAAGCTCCCCATCTGGAACTGCCGCAGCAGTTATGGTCGCTTATGGAGCTGGGGCTGGGTGGATATGTGGTCGGCCGAAGCGCCGAGAAGGTTGCAAAAACATGGAGAAAGGAAAGTGAATGA